The window TGCTCGCGCCCATCCTGATGATCGTGCTGGTGCTGCGCCTGCGCTGGATCAACACGCCCTCGGGCTGGGATGGCCTGATCAGCCCGAAGGTGCTGCTGCCGATCTTTCTGCTGAGCATCCTGGGCATGGCGGGGATCATCCGCCAGACGCGCGAGGCGGTGATCGGCGTGCGCAATAGCGACTACATCCGCACCGCGCGCGCCAAGGGCCTGCGCGAGCGCACCGTGATGGTGCGCCATGTGCTGCGTAACGCGCTCAGCCCGGTGCTCACCACATTGGGCCTGCTGACCGGCTGGCTGCTGACCGGGTCGATCTTCATCGAGACGATCTTCTCGATCCCTGGCTTCGGCAGCCTGTTCTACGGCGCGCTCAAGACGCGCGACTACCCGGTGCTGCTAGGCACCACGCTGGTCGGGTCGTGCATTATTCTGCTGGTCAACCTGATCGTCGATATGTCGTACGCTCTGCTCGACCCGCGCGTGCGCGTCGAGCGCTAATAAAGTCTTCTAGTGATGTTCTCAACCGTTGAGCGGCGGCCGGCCCTCAC of the Candidatus Kouleothrix ribensis genome contains:
- a CDS encoding ABC transporter permease, coding for MLSYLVRRLLAFIPTVLLITFFTFAVGFYGPGDPIRVLMREQWNDEETYQLLRHKYGFDRPFLVQYGDYIWKSAQGDFGRSVLRKLSVRDLMLPALGVTAQIGLAALAILAIGGIALGILAAYCQNSWLDYTIVGVSIFLQSIPPFVLAPILMIVLVLRLRWINTPSGWDGLISPKVLLPIFLLSILGMAGIIRQTREAVIGVRNSDYIRTARAKGLRERTVMVRHVLRNALSPVLTTLGLLTGWLLTGSIFIETIFSIPGFGSLFYGALKTRDYPVLLGTTLVGSCIILLVNLIVDMSYALLDPRVRVER